Proteins encoded in a region of the Haloarcula sp. CBA1129 genome:
- a CDS encoding cell surface protein — translation MTDDTTCSVRGRVRTASRPLALVALVLLTGTAPALAAGQTTPTISIDTGSIAAGETTTVPVVLTSAPDGLAGYQLELSVDDPSVARFEGASYPSRLGLTTDPVIASDGGTVTLEAADLDGQVEPGATDVTLATVALTGVDGGEARVTVASSQVDADGGGAVEPTTEPAVLAVSPSEPTEAGAAVTEAPSPASEATAEPAGTTEGDAAGDGDQSTTGADGSLPIALTVAALAALAAVAALAASTSRQP, via the coding sequence ATGACCGACGATACCACCTGTTCCGTACGCGGTCGCGTCCGAACCGCCAGCCGCCCCCTTGCGCTCGTCGCGCTCGTCCTCCTCACAGGGACGGCCCCCGCGCTCGCTGCAGGGCAGACCACGCCGACAATTAGCATCGACACCGGTTCCATCGCCGCCGGCGAGACGACGACTGTTCCAGTGGTCCTGACGAGCGCGCCGGACGGACTGGCCGGCTATCAGCTCGAACTCTCGGTCGACGACCCCTCGGTTGCCCGGTTCGAAGGCGCGAGTTACCCCAGCCGCCTCGGGCTCACGACCGACCCAGTTATTGCCTCAGACGGTGGGACAGTCACGCTGGAGGCAGCTGACCTCGACGGGCAAGTCGAACCCGGAGCTACCGATGTGACGCTCGCGACAGTCGCGCTCACCGGCGTCGACGGCGGCGAGGCGCGGGTCACTGTCGCATCGAGTCAGGTCGACGCCGACGGCGGCGGCGCAGTCGAGCCGACGACCGAGCCGGCAGTGCTCGCAGTCTCTCCGAGCGAACCGACTGAGGCAGGGGCCGCCGTGACCGAAGCCCCGTCACCCGCCAGCGAGGCCACAGCCGAGCCAGCGGGTACCACAGAGGGCGATGCCGCGGGCGACGGCGACCAGTCGACGACCGGGGCAGACGGTTCACTCCCGATAGCGCTGACCGTCGCCGCACTCGCCGCACTCGCCGCGGTGGCGGCGCTCGCAGCTAGCACCAGCCGACAACCGTAG
- a CDS encoding alkaline phosphatase PhoX, translated as MVDFTRRQVLSQSVAAALGASVIGVASGEEVDESDTPGAPSVAGSLKRFSTTAFGAEVTGPFVFEDGSLLYSLQHPEGENPEPFERAAVGYFSGFQFEFDGSNDDFPEVGIPDTEEKQRRVRSAAGDYEILVQGREPINGGEERLGVVQTPDGTEITQENFAGTQYGGAATNPDCNQFVSTNDAGTEGYLFTNWENSPGCVSRVPLSQDENGEWSADTENAMNLTNTESLREHGGTRINCYGDLSPWETMISAEENYAHPRVSLTATVSDIVEAGSGEGLIGGCQFWNRPNPSEISGAIESYAERGDLDANFGPQGYWALTGVEFLAYYLGAERDDQGNDENLDTTLIDDVYPNPYRYGYFVDFREPTADEPEAVKYYVMGRASWEAPDIEGDQRTVYGCSDGDSKGIYKFVADEPIPEYDDPMDVAGTLYAPKITNDAANVAEAGDRNSPAQTPLDIEWIELGHATNGEVESWVAEYDDVTQADYLSAHADWEAGDEVTEEIIKQADLSVIENGNRNYITNEEIVEWAEQYEANGPDGVDEDLRRVPFLETRAAAKEIGASIEFNKAEGVDSVDDSQPGDFIYFGISEFNDALVDNTGDIQMDRVDGGVVYRGVLESDYNVSTLEPVITGPDFTDSPEDANDALRNIDNVYTMRDGRVLCCEDGFGGPARSYPNDGLYVYQPNVVVSANSVAVGSGSTGSVPLTASSLPAGFSGARLTVSVSNPEIASITGVSFPDALGLTESTISDDGSSATIRVADVNTNVQSGAMDVSLATLDVRANGGGTADLTVSVEQMDDESGTDIQAETRNGIVVGGPQTVVGDAAPTDPDGDGHFEDLNGNGRLDYEDVQVLFSNMDSDSIQLNTGAYDFNENGKIDFADVTALYEEVN; from the coding sequence ATGGTCGATTTCACTCGACGGCAGGTGCTTTCACAGTCGGTGGCTGCTGCGCTTGGGGCCAGCGTCATCGGCGTGGCAAGTGGCGAAGAGGTCGACGAATCAGACACACCCGGCGCACCGAGCGTCGCCGGGAGTCTCAAGCGCTTCTCGACAACGGCGTTCGGCGCTGAAGTGACCGGGCCGTTCGTCTTCGAGGACGGGTCACTTCTGTACAGTCTCCAGCACCCGGAAGGAGAGAACCCCGAGCCGTTCGAACGGGCCGCAGTGGGCTATTTCAGCGGCTTCCAGTTCGAGTTCGACGGGAGTAACGACGACTTCCCGGAGGTGGGGATTCCGGACACTGAGGAGAAACAGCGTCGGGTTCGGTCCGCGGCCGGTGACTACGAAATCCTCGTGCAGGGGCGCGAACCGATCAACGGCGGGGAAGAGCGGCTCGGTGTGGTCCAGACGCCAGACGGGACGGAGATCACACAGGAAAACTTCGCCGGCACCCAGTACGGCGGCGCGGCGACGAACCCCGACTGTAACCAGTTCGTCTCGACCAACGACGCGGGGACCGAGGGCTACCTGTTCACGAACTGGGAGAACAGCCCCGGCTGCGTCTCGCGAGTCCCGCTCAGTCAGGACGAGAACGGCGAGTGGAGCGCGGATACCGAGAACGCGATGAACCTGACCAACACCGAGTCGCTCCGTGAACACGGCGGGACGCGGATCAACTGCTACGGCGATCTCAGTCCGTGGGAGACGATGATCTCCGCCGAAGAGAACTACGCACACCCCCGCGTCAGCCTGACAGCGACGGTAAGCGACATCGTTGAGGCGGGGTCGGGCGAGGGGCTCATCGGCGGCTGTCAGTTCTGGAACCGGCCGAACCCGAGCGAGATCTCGGGCGCAATCGAGTCCTACGCCGAGCGCGGCGACCTCGACGCGAACTTCGGCCCGCAGGGCTACTGGGCGCTGACCGGTGTCGAATTCCTCGCGTACTACCTCGGTGCGGAGCGCGACGATCAGGGGAACGACGAGAACCTCGACACGACGCTTATCGACGACGTGTACCCGAACCCGTACCGCTACGGCTACTTCGTCGACTTCCGGGAGCCGACCGCTGACGAACCCGAGGCGGTCAAGTACTACGTGATGGGGCGGGCCTCGTGGGAGGCACCCGACATCGAAGGCGACCAGCGGACCGTCTACGGCTGCTCGGACGGCGATAGCAAGGGCATCTACAAGTTCGTCGCCGACGAGCCGATTCCGGAGTACGACGACCCGATGGACGTCGCCGGGACGCTGTACGCGCCGAAGATCACGAACGACGCGGCCAACGTCGCCGAAGCCGGCGACCGGAACTCCCCCGCACAGACCCCGCTCGACATCGAGTGGATCGAACTCGGCCACGCCACCAACGGCGAGGTCGAGTCTTGGGTCGCCGAGTACGACGACGTGACACAGGCCGACTACCTCAGCGCCCACGCCGACTGGGAAGCGGGCGACGAGGTGACCGAGGAGATAATCAAGCAGGCCGACCTATCTGTCATCGAGAACGGGAACCGAAACTACATCACGAACGAGGAAATCGTCGAGTGGGCCGAGCAGTACGAGGCGAACGGCCCCGACGGCGTCGACGAAGACCTCCGGCGCGTCCCGTTTCTGGAGACCCGCGCGGCCGCCAAGGAAATCGGTGCATCCATCGAGTTCAACAAGGCCGAGGGTGTCGACAGCGTCGACGACTCCCAGCCCGGCGACTTCATCTACTTCGGCATCTCGGAGTTCAACGACGCGCTCGTGGACAACACCGGCGACATCCAGATGGACCGCGTCGACGGCGGCGTCGTCTACCGTGGCGTGCTGGAGTCAGACTACAACGTCTCGACGCTCGAACCGGTCATCACCGGCCCGGACTTCACTGATTCCCCGGAAGACGCGAACGATGCGCTCCGGAACATCGACAACGTCTACACGATGCGCGACGGCCGCGTGCTCTGCTGCGAGGACGGCTTCGGCGGCCCCGCCCGCTCCTACCCGAACGACGGCCTCTACGTCTACCAACCGAACGTCGTCGTCAGCGCCAACTCCGTCGCGGTCGGGAGCGGGTCGACGGGCAGCGTCCCGCTGACCGCCTCGTCGCTCCCCGCTGGCTTCTCCGGCGCTCGGCTCACCGTCAGCGTCTCGAACCCCGAAATCGCATCTATCACTGGTGTCTCCTTCCCGGATGCGCTCGGACTCACCGAAAGCACCATCAGCGACGACGGCTCGTCGGCGACGATCCGTGTTGCCGATGTCAACACGAACGTCCAGTCCGGCGCGATGGACGTGTCACTCGCAACGCTCGACGTGCGCGCCAACGGCGGTGGCACGGCAGACCTGACCGTCTCTGTCGAGCAAATGGACGACGAGAGCGGGACCGACATCCAAGCAGAGACGCGAAACGGCATCGTCGTTGGCGGCCCACAGACAGTCGTCGGCGACGCCGCGCCGACCGACCCCGACGGCGACGGCCACTTCGAGGACCTCAACGGCAACGGCCGTCTCGACTACGAGGACGTGCAGGTCCTGTTCTCGAACATGGATTCCGACAGTATCCAGCTAAACACCGGTGCATACGACTTCAACGAGAACGGCAAGATCGACTTCGCGGACGTGACCGCGCTCTACGAAGAGGTCAACTGA